One genomic window of Pseudokineococcus lusitanus includes the following:
- a CDS encoding ATP-binding protein — MPDALMADARPPDGFAEVTAWDLSTSDDLARIRRELHTELLARGQVESALLQDLQDRVVLVVSELATNALRHGAPPSTVRLLCDAVACLVDVTDTADRAPEMSGGRPLGEGGYGMYLTARLADGVGWYLDTDAKHVWARFAFDGPDTDHRAAQGAVPGPPGL, encoded by the coding sequence GTGCCCGACGCGCTGATGGCCGACGCGCGGCCGCCGGACGGGTTCGCCGAGGTCACCGCCTGGGACCTCTCCACCTCCGACGACCTCGCCCGCATCCGCCGCGAGCTCCACACGGAGCTGCTGGCCCGCGGCCAGGTCGAGTCGGCGCTGCTGCAGGACCTCCAGGACCGCGTGGTCCTCGTCGTCAGCGAGCTGGCCACCAACGCGCTGCGCCACGGGGCGCCGCCCAGCACCGTCCGGCTGCTCTGCGACGCCGTCGCCTGCCTCGTCGACGTCACGGACACCGCCGACAGGGCGCCCGAGATGTCCGGTGGACGGCCGCTGGGCGAGGGCGGCTACGGCATGTACCTCACGGCGCGTCTCGCCGACGGCGTCGGCTGGTACCTCGACACCGACGCCAAGCACGTGTGGGCGCGCTTCGCCTTCGACGGCCCCGACACCGACCACCGCGCCGCCCAGGGCGCCGTCCCGGGCCCGCCCGGGCTCTGA